A genome region from Leptodactylus fuscus isolate aLepFus1 chromosome 6, aLepFus1.hap2, whole genome shotgun sequence includes the following:
- the LOC142210376 gene encoding oocyte zinc finger protein XlCOF29-like has product MQYIAVQVEVSTMDKEREKITENILNLTLEILQQLTGEDYTVVKKTSSGRCQAPVSEGCGRTLSPIPGPSPHSLIHEEINGQKILELTNKMIELLTGEVTLLGMLGHYTGAL; this is encoded by the exons atgcagtatatagctgtacaggtggag GTTTCTACAATGGATAAGGAGAGGGAGAAGATTACAGAGAATATactaaatctcaccctagagatcctgcagcagcttactggagag gattacacagtagtgaagaagacctctagtgggcgctgtcaggctcctgtgtctgAAGGATGTgggagaaccctgagcccaatcccaggCCCTTCACCTCACTCCCTCATacatgaggagatcaatggacagaagatcctagaactcaccaacaagatgattgagctgctgactggagaggtgacactgctgggaatgctgggacattatacaggagcgctatga